A single window of Tiliqua scincoides isolate rTilSci1 chromosome 10, rTilSci1.hap2, whole genome shotgun sequence DNA harbors:
- the FAM167B gene encoding protein FAM167B has product MSLVQFKELLGEEESSLEEENLDSVKALTAKLNLQTRRPSYLEWKARVQSPSWKSGLKEGVLQSPRETQDREVTGGGSQTQVPLKTVCGFPTVEDALKWLRLELQEMQALDHQLARQLMALRNQIHRLKMEQACHQHKEMLDDVTFELEGCEEDSDLLCDIPPKAAFLLSTPLKHIGVTRMNINSRRFSLC; this is encoded by the exons ATGTCTCTGGTGCAGTTCAAGGAGCTCCTCGGGGAAGAGGAGTCCAGCTTGGAGGAGGAGAACCTAGACAGTGTCAAGGCCTTGACAGCCAAGCTGAACCTGCAGACCCGGCGGCCTTCCTACCTGGAGTGGAAAGCCCGTGTGCAGAGCCCCTCCTGGAAGAGCGGGCTGAAGGAGGGTGTGCTCCAGAGCCCCAGGGAGACACAGGACAGAGAGGTGACTGGGGGTGGCAGCCAGACACAGGTGCCACTGAAGACGGTTTGTGGGTTCCCTACAGTGGAAGATGCCTTGAAGTGGCTCCGCCTGGAGCTG CAAGAAATGCAGGCCCTGGACCACCAGCTGGCGCGGCAACTGATGGCTCTTCGCAACCAGATCCACCGCCTCAAGATGGAGCAGGCCTGCCACCAGCACAAGGAGATGCTGGACGACGTTACTTTCGAGCTGGAGGGCTGTGAGGAGGACTCCGACCTGCTCTGTGACATCCCACCCAAGGCGGCTTTCCTGTTGTCCACCCCGCTTAAGCACATCGGGGTCACACGCATGAACATCAACTCCAGGCGCTTCTCCTTGTGCTAA
- the LOC136661367 gene encoding myotubularin-related protein 9-like isoform X1, with product MEFAELIKTTKVDDVLLSCPGLQPVKGTLCITSHHLLLSSWPGGNGEQSQIELWLLIRNVDAIEKSVQNLSWYQSSWTNGSPRETRHANTSGTITLKCKDLKVLQLEIPGMEECLNIASSIEALSSVESVMMTYPFFYRPQSLKLEEGWPQDVLQQYYQQIASDTGTWRLSHINEGFGVCSSYPPVVIVPAAVEDRALAKSARFRQGRRFPVLSYYHKKNGTVMLRSSQPLVGPNRKRCPEDELLLGAVLERGDRGFVLDTRSAQAAKQAQMTGGGVEHRASYPCWKRLHRPLERGRPLQESFVKLVEACSDPSSSMDRWLSKLEASKWLSHVKEALSTACLAAQCMEREEACILVHGAEGTDTTLLVTALAQVILDPDCRTLAGFQGLLEREWIQAGHPFHLRCARSAHSHARLKQEGPVFLLFLDCVWQLGRQFPLSLEFSEGLLLTLFEHSYASPYGTFLCNSEKERKLCEVKEKTHSLWPWLNHRRQKYLNPLYMRNPLVIWPSVEPQSVLLWQGLFLRWVRSPHYLDEAWTEIQQIARNSKTLSERPSRSAPEQTPAQKVSGTESNTLAT from the exons ATGGAGTTTGCAGAGTTGATCAAGACCACCAAGGTGGATGACGTGCTGCTCTCATGCCCGGGACTCCAGCCGGTCAAGGGGACTCTCTGCATCACCAGCCACCACCTTCTCTTGTCGTCCTGGCCAGGGGGCAATGGAGAGCAGAGCCAGATTGAACTGTGGCTTCTTATCCGCAACGTGGATGCCATCGAGAAAAG CGTTCAGAATCTGAGCTGGTATCAAAGCTCCTGGACTAACGGCTCCCCTCGAGAAACCAG GCATGCAAATACCTCTGGCACCATTACTCTCAAATGCAAAGACTTAAAAGTTCTGCAGTTGGAGATTCCAGGAATGGAGGAATGTCTGAACATTGCCAGCTCCATTGAG GCACTCTCCTCCGTGGAGTCAGTGATGATGACCTACCCCTTCTTCTACCGACCTCAGAGTCTGAAGCTGGAAGAGGGCTGGCCGCAGGACGTCCTCCAGCAGTACTACCAGCAAATAGCCTCTGAT ACAGGCACCTGGAGGCTCAGCCACATCAACGAGGGCTTTGGTGTCTGCTCCAGCTACCCTCCGGTCGTCATCGTGCCGGCTGCAGTGGAAGACCGAGCCCTGGCGAAGAGTGCCCGGTTCCGCCAGGGGAGGCGATTCCCCGTCCTCAGCTATTACCACAAGAAGAACGGAACG GTGATGCTCCGCAGCAGCCAGCCGCTGGTCGGGCCCAACCGGAAGCGTTGTCCGGAGGACGAGCTGCTGCTCGGCGCGGTGCTGGAGCGAGGCGACCGCGGCTTTGTCCTAGACACCAGGTCGGCACAAGCAGCCAAGCAGGCGCAGATGACCGGAGGTGGAGTAGAGCATCGGGCCTCCTACCCCTGCTGGAAAAGGCTCCACCGACCCCTGGAGAG GGGCCGCCCCCTCCAGGAGAGCTTTGTCAAACTGGTCGAGGCCTGCAGCGACCCTTCCTCCAGCATGGACCGCTGGCTGAGCAAGCTGGAAGCCTCCAAGTGGCTGTCCCACGTCAAGGAAGCGCTGAGCACTGCCTGCCTCGCAGCACAGTGCATGGAAAG AgaggaggcctgcatcctggtgcacggAGCAGAAGGGACAGACACCACGTTGCTGGTGACAGCCCTCGCTCAGGTCATCCTGGATCCTGACTGCAGGACACTGGCCGGGTTCCAGGGGCTGCTGGAGCGGGAGTGGATACAG GCCGGTCACCCGTTCCACCTCCGCTGCGCCCGCTCTGCCCACTCGCATGCCCGACTCAAGCAGGAAGGCCCCGTGTTTCTCCTCTTCCTCGACTGTGTCTGGCAACTGGGGCGCCAGTTCCCCTTATCGTTAGAATTCAGCGAAGGCCTCCTGCTGACCCTGTTTGAGCACAGCTATGCTTCTCCGTACGGCACTTTCCTGTGCAACAGCGAGAAAGAAAG GAAGCTCTGTGAAGTGAAGGAGAAGACACACTCACTCTGGCCCTGGCTGAACCATAGGAGGCAGAAGTACCTCAATCCACTGTACATGCGCAACCCCTTGGTCATCTGGCCCTCTGTGGAGCCCCAGAGTGTGCTACTCTGGCAAG GACTATTTCTCCGCTGGGTTCGCTCTCCCCATTACCTAGATGAAGCCTGGACAGAAATCCAGCAAATAGCAAGAAACAGCAAAACCCTCTCAGAACGGCCAAGCAGATCAGCGCCAGAGCAGACTCCCGCACAGAAGGTTTCAGGAACAGAGTCCAACACCCTTGCCACCTAA
- the LOC136661367 gene encoding myotubularin-related protein 9-like isoform X2, translated as MEFAELIKTTKVDDVLLSCPGLQPVKGTLCITSHHLLLSSWPGGNGEQSQIELWLLIRNVDAIEKRHANTSGTITLKCKDLKVLQLEIPGMEECLNIASSIEALSSVESVMMTYPFFYRPQSLKLEEGWPQDVLQQYYQQIASDTGTWRLSHINEGFGVCSSYPPVVIVPAAVEDRALAKSARFRQGRRFPVLSYYHKKNGTVMLRSSQPLVGPNRKRCPEDELLLGAVLERGDRGFVLDTRSAQAAKQAQMTGGGVEHRASYPCWKRLHRPLERGRPLQESFVKLVEACSDPSSSMDRWLSKLEASKWLSHVKEALSTACLAAQCMEREEACILVHGAEGTDTTLLVTALAQVILDPDCRTLAGFQGLLEREWIQAGHPFHLRCARSAHSHARLKQEGPVFLLFLDCVWQLGRQFPLSLEFSEGLLLTLFEHSYASPYGTFLCNSEKERKLCEVKEKTHSLWPWLNHRRQKYLNPLYMRNPLVIWPSVEPQSVLLWQGLFLRWVRSPHYLDEAWTEIQQIARNSKTLSERPSRSAPEQTPAQKVSGTESNTLAT; from the exons ATGGAGTTTGCAGAGTTGATCAAGACCACCAAGGTGGATGACGTGCTGCTCTCATGCCCGGGACTCCAGCCGGTCAAGGGGACTCTCTGCATCACCAGCCACCACCTTCTCTTGTCGTCCTGGCCAGGGGGCAATGGAGAGCAGAGCCAGATTGAACTGTGGCTTCTTATCCGCAACGTGGATGCCATCGAGAAAAG GCATGCAAATACCTCTGGCACCATTACTCTCAAATGCAAAGACTTAAAAGTTCTGCAGTTGGAGATTCCAGGAATGGAGGAATGTCTGAACATTGCCAGCTCCATTGAG GCACTCTCCTCCGTGGAGTCAGTGATGATGACCTACCCCTTCTTCTACCGACCTCAGAGTCTGAAGCTGGAAGAGGGCTGGCCGCAGGACGTCCTCCAGCAGTACTACCAGCAAATAGCCTCTGAT ACAGGCACCTGGAGGCTCAGCCACATCAACGAGGGCTTTGGTGTCTGCTCCAGCTACCCTCCGGTCGTCATCGTGCCGGCTGCAGTGGAAGACCGAGCCCTGGCGAAGAGTGCCCGGTTCCGCCAGGGGAGGCGATTCCCCGTCCTCAGCTATTACCACAAGAAGAACGGAACG GTGATGCTCCGCAGCAGCCAGCCGCTGGTCGGGCCCAACCGGAAGCGTTGTCCGGAGGACGAGCTGCTGCTCGGCGCGGTGCTGGAGCGAGGCGACCGCGGCTTTGTCCTAGACACCAGGTCGGCACAAGCAGCCAAGCAGGCGCAGATGACCGGAGGTGGAGTAGAGCATCGGGCCTCCTACCCCTGCTGGAAAAGGCTCCACCGACCCCTGGAGAG GGGCCGCCCCCTCCAGGAGAGCTTTGTCAAACTGGTCGAGGCCTGCAGCGACCCTTCCTCCAGCATGGACCGCTGGCTGAGCAAGCTGGAAGCCTCCAAGTGGCTGTCCCACGTCAAGGAAGCGCTGAGCACTGCCTGCCTCGCAGCACAGTGCATGGAAAG AgaggaggcctgcatcctggtgcacggAGCAGAAGGGACAGACACCACGTTGCTGGTGACAGCCCTCGCTCAGGTCATCCTGGATCCTGACTGCAGGACACTGGCCGGGTTCCAGGGGCTGCTGGAGCGGGAGTGGATACAG GCCGGTCACCCGTTCCACCTCCGCTGCGCCCGCTCTGCCCACTCGCATGCCCGACTCAAGCAGGAAGGCCCCGTGTTTCTCCTCTTCCTCGACTGTGTCTGGCAACTGGGGCGCCAGTTCCCCTTATCGTTAGAATTCAGCGAAGGCCTCCTGCTGACCCTGTTTGAGCACAGCTATGCTTCTCCGTACGGCACTTTCCTGTGCAACAGCGAGAAAGAAAG GAAGCTCTGTGAAGTGAAGGAGAAGACACACTCACTCTGGCCCTGGCTGAACCATAGGAGGCAGAAGTACCTCAATCCACTGTACATGCGCAACCCCTTGGTCATCTGGCCCTCTGTGGAGCCCCAGAGTGTGCTACTCTGGCAAG GACTATTTCTCCGCTGGGTTCGCTCTCCCCATTACCTAGATGAAGCCTGGACAGAAATCCAGCAAATAGCAAGAAACAGCAAAACCCTCTCAGAACGGCCAAGCAGATCAGCGCCAGAGCAGACTCCCGCACAGAAGGTTTCAGGAACAGAGTCCAACACCCTTGCCACCTAA